The segment AGGAGCAGCGCGTACCCGTAAGCGCCCAACCCATAGAACGCCGCGTGCGCCAGCGAAACTTGCCCGCTGCGGGCCAACAAGTCCCAAGACAGCGCCATGATGCCCGCCACCAGCGTAAAAAAGCCGATCTGAAGCAGGAATTCGCGGCGGTCTCCGAGCGGCAGGAAGGGAAAGGCGAGGGCCAAGATAAAAAAGATGCCCAGCGCCAGCAGTGCCCGCCACGCGAAGGTGGGCCTGCGGGCCGGAGTCGGGCGCACCGACACGGCACTCATCGGGTGCCCCGAAAAGAGCGCAAGACCAACGTGCCGAAAATCATCAGGAAGAACACGGCGTCACTCCAGCCGCCGCCGCCCGGCACGTAGGTCTGCACCAGGGCCTCGGAGACGCCCAGCAGCACCGAGGCCCACAGCACGCCGGTCAGGTTGCCCAGGCCCGCCATCACGATGATGGCAAACGCCTTGAGCGCAAAGACCAGCCCCACCGTAGGGCTGGCAAACAGCAGCACACTGACCAGCACGCCCGCCACCGCCGCCAAACCGCACGATGCCGCAAAGGCCAGCAGATACACCCGGTCGACATTGATGCCGATCAGTTGTGCGCCCCGGCGATTCTGGGCCACCGCCCGCATTTGGCGGCCCAACGTGGTGCGGTACAGCACGAAATACAGGCCTGCCAACAGCGCGACGGCAAAGGCAAAGGCCACCGCTTTGGGGCCGCCCACCGTCAGTTCGCCCAGTTGCAGGCTGCTGGCCTGATACGGCGTGCTGACGGTGCGGGTATTGCCGCCCAGCAGCATCAGCGCCAGGTTTTGCAGCAAAATGCCCAGCCCGAAGGTCAGCAGCATCTGGTTCAGTTCGGGGGCCAGCAGCACGTGCCGGATACTGACCCGGTAAGTGAGTGCGCCCACGCCGAACACGGCCAGCGCCACCACCGGCAGCGAGAGCAATGGGTCAAGGCCCAGTGAGGCACTCGCGGCCCACGCCAGAAACGCCCCGATCATCAGAAACTCGCCGTGGGCGAAGTTGACGATGCCGACCACGCCCACCGACAGGGCCAGCCCCGAAGCGACCAGCGCGTAAATTCCACTCTGAAGCAGACCGTTCAGGAGCGTCTGCAAAAAAAGATCCATCTAGTGTCGTCCCTCCAGATGTGCCGTAAACGCGGCCAAAAACTCCTGCGGCGCTTCCAGGAACGGTGAATGGCCCACGCCGGGCAGCACTACCTCACGATATTCGCCACCCTGCTGTCTGGCCCGTTCCAGCATGGCGCGGGTCTGCCCCAGCATCGGCTGAGGCGGACACGACTCCGCTCCGGGCCAACCGGGAACCACGCCCAGCGCCCCCAGATGCGCCAGATCGAACAGGCTGCTGTCGCCAATAATCGCGTCGGCGTCGCCGCGCACCCACAGCACCGGGGGCGGCGGGTTCAGGTCGGCAAAGGCCGACACGTTCATGTACTGGGCGCTGAAGGCATTGGCGACTCCCCGCGTGCCCGGCGCGACGTGCGGCCAGTGGGAACTCGGCAGGGCGTCGCCGGGATAAAAGTCGTCTCCGGTACGGGTTCTCAGCATCGAGTCTACCCAGCGGTCTTCCTGTTCGGCAGTGGGCGTAAAGCGGGCCGGATTCACGTAAAACTTTTTCAGCACGTCGCGGGGGCTGCCCGGCGCATCCGAGCGGTCTTCGGCAGCCACCGAGGCCACAAACGCCGCATTGACGGTGCCTCCGCCAGACCCCGCGAAATCCGGGCTGTTGGGCGTGCCTGCCGTCCCGTGCGTGCCGCCAAACCCATACGGACTGACCGGCGCGACCAGGGTCAGCGAGAGAACCGTCTGGGGGCGATCCAGCGTCAGTTGCAGCGCCACGCCCCCGCCCATGCTCCAGCCCAATACGTCGGCGTCAACCCAGCCCAGCGTATCCAGCACAGCCGCCAGATCTTCGGCCCACTCGTGCACGCCCCGCACGGCGTCTATGGGCGCGGCCTCGGTGTGGCCGTAGCCGCGCAGGTCTGGAGCCACCACATGCCACTGGGCGGGCAGGCTCGCCATCAGCTCACGGAAAAACTCGCCGCTGGACACGTTGCCGTGAATCAGCAGCACCCGCCGCGTGCTCGCCCCAGCCGCCGCCCGCTCCAGCACATGCGTTTGCAGGCGCGGGGTGTTCAGCTGTCTCGAAACAATATCTGTCCTCAACGTGTTCATGCCCGTGTGTTCCTCCGTCCCTGTGATGCTTTGTCGCGTGACGCCAAGGGGCCGCACCCAGTCTGTACGGCGCGGCCCCGCTGACTTCTGGCTTTCAAACGAGGATTACTTACCCCACACCATCGGCTTTTGGGCGAACCGGATCGGATACACCGGCACGCGGGCGTCACCGAGGAACTGAAAATGCAGCCAGTTGCCCGATTTGAAGCCCTGATACTGGGTTTTCAGGCTCTTGCTGAAGGTCAGCGGGCCAAAGGGCGTGGGCATATTGGTTTTGGCGAGTTCGGCAGCCACTTTGTCCTTGTCGGTGTTGCCCGCCGCATTGATGGCCGCCGACAACGACTTGAGATTGACGTAGGCCAACGGAGCAAAATACTCCTCGGTGGTATTGCCGAATTTCTTCTTATAGGCGGCCACGAATTTGCGGCTCTCGGCCTGCGGGCTGCTGGGCAACCACAGGCTCAGGCCTGCCACGTTGTCCGACAGCTTGTTTTTCTCAAATCCTACGGGCCAGCTTGGGGGCGTGCCGTACAGCAGACCCAGTTGCAGGTTTTGCTGTTTCACTTCGGTGGCGAGCGGCAGAGCGTCGGTGTCGTAGCCAATCCAGTACAAAATATCGGGTTTGGCGGCCTTGGCCTTGCTGACCAGTGGCCCGAAATTGCCGCTGCCCGTCTTGAATTTTTCGGCCATGACCACATTGAATCCGGCTTTTTTGAAGGCGGAGATGGTGGCGTCTATGCCCGCACTCCCAAAGGGGCCGTCCTCGTAGGCGATGGCGATATTTTTGGCCTTGCGCTGCGTTTTGAGAGTCTTGAAGTAGCCCAGGATGGCTTCAAAGTTGTAGTAGGCCCACGGGTGGTAATGAAAGAAATACTTGTGATCGGCAAAGGCGTCTTCGACGGGCACAGCCGCCGCGCCGATCCATGCCATAAAGGTGTTGTACTGCTTGGCCGGGCCGCTGATGGCAATGGAAGTGGCGCTGCTGACGCCGCCCACCATGAAATCCACCTTGTCCACCGTGACCAGCTTGACGAATTCCGGCACCGCTTTGGCCGGGGCGCTGCCATCGTCGCCAAATTCGAGTTCGAGGGGTTTGCCCAGCACGCCGCCCGCACGGTTGATCTCGTCGAGCGCAAGCAGGTAGCCGCTGCGGGCCGCCTGTCCAGAGACGCTGCCTGCCCCACTGAGGGGAAGCAGCACGCCGACCTTCACCGCACCCGCGCCGGACAGCGCGAGCATCAAGCCCGTCAAAAGCATCTTTTTCATGTTCGGGTGCAGTGTAGAGGGGCGGCGTCACGAATCTGTTACAGCGGCAATGGGATGAGTGCGTTTATCAAAAGGGTTGTTGATTTTTGACCGAACGGAGTGGGTGAATTTCAAGACGCAGTGGGGAGAATGGAAGCGTCAGGGGGCTTTTTCTGACGCCGTACTTCGGACAAGTGCTCCAAGGCCGTGTGGTCAAGGCTGGGCGACTGGGTTTAATTGGACTGGCTGGAGTTGAGCAGGCCAGCACAACCCAGTCGGTGTGATTGCCCCGTAACACCCAGCGTCTACCCTGAGACCTGATGCGAAACGATGAGGGTGAGGGCGGGGAAGGTGAACCGTTGGGCGGACGAGAAGCCTTCGGGGCAGTCTTGCCGCGCAGCGTTCAGCCGGACAGTGTTCAATCCGGCGTTTTGGAGTGCGCCGCCCTCGTCGCTGGAACCCCAGTTTCGGTGCGCCTAGGTTGGCAGGCCTGGGGCCAGCTGAACGCGGCGCACGACAACGCCGTGTTGGTCTGTCATTACTACACCGGTACCATGCGTGCGGCGGGCTGCTCCCCTGACGGCACACCCGGCTGGTGGTCAGCCCTGATCGGGCCGGGAAAGGCCGTAGACACCGATCAGTTTTTCGTGGTGTGCATGAACACCCTGTCGAATGTTCAGACTCACGAAGACGCCGTTATCACGACGGGGCCAGACACCCTGCACCCCGACGGCACGCCCTGGGGAGAGCGCTTTCCGGCCTGGGAGTTTGCCGACCTGCACGCCCTGCAACTGAACCTGATGCACGCCCTCGCTGTCCCGCGCTGGCACGCCGTGATCGGCCCCAGTTTCGGGGGAATGCAGGCCCTTCAGTGGGCAGCCCGAACCC is part of the Deinococcus sp. QL22 genome and harbors:
- a CDS encoding branched-chain amino acid ABC transporter permease — its product is MDLFLQTLLNGLLQSGIYALVASGLALSVGVVGIVNFAHGEFLMIGAFLAWAASASLGLDPLLSLPVVALAVFGVGALTYRVSIRHVLLAPELNQMLLTFGLGILLQNLALMLLGGNTRTVSTPYQASSLQLGELTVGGPKAVAFAFAVALLAGLYFVLYRTTLGRQMRAVAQNRRGAQLIGINVDRVYLLAFAASCGLAAVAGVLVSVLLFASPTVGLVFALKAFAIIVMAGLGNLTGVLWASVLLGVSEALVQTYVPGGGGWSDAVFFLMIFGTLVLRSFRGTR
- a CDS encoding alpha/beta hydrolase, whose amino-acid sequence is MNTLRTDIVSRQLNTPRLQTHVLERAAAGASTRRVLLIHGNVSSGEFFRELMASLPAQWHVVAPDLRGYGHTEAAPIDAVRGVHEWAEDLAAVLDTLGWVDADVLGWSMGGGVALQLTLDRPQTVLSLTLVAPVSPYGFGGTHGTAGTPNSPDFAGSGGGTVNAAFVASVAAEDRSDAPGSPRDVLKKFYVNPARFTPTAEQEDRWVDSMLRTRTGDDFYPGDALPSSHWPHVAPGTRGVANAFSAQYMNVSAFADLNPPPPVLWVRGDADAIIGDSSLFDLAHLGALGVVPGWPGAESCPPQPMLGQTRAMLERARQQGGEYREVVLPGVGHSPFLEAPQEFLAAFTAHLEGRH
- a CDS encoding ABC transporter substrate-binding protein, whose translation is MKKMLLTGLMLALSGAGAVKVGVLLPLSGAGSVSGQAARSGYLLALDEINRAGGVLGKPLELEFGDDGSAPAKAVPEFVKLVTVDKVDFMVGGVSSATSIAISGPAKQYNTFMAWIGAAAVPVEDAFADHKYFFHYHPWAYYNFEAILGYFKTLKTQRKAKNIAIAYEDGPFGSAGIDATISAFKKAGFNVVMAEKFKTGSGNFGPLVSKAKAAKPDILYWIGYDTDALPLATEVKQQNLQLGLLYGTPPSWPVGFEKNKLSDNVAGLSLWLPSSPQAESRKFVAAYKKKFGNTTEEYFAPLAYVNLKSLSAAINAAGNTDKDKVAAELAKTNMPTPFGPLTFSKSLKTQYQGFKSGNWLHFQFLGDARVPVYPIRFAQKPMVWGK